Part of the Sporomusa termitida genome, TGCTGTCAGGACAGCAACAATATCGGTGATATTGGCAGTCTGGATGTTGCTGAAGCCATATTCAGCCAGCCAGGTTTGCCATTCAGTCAGTGTATACATGGTTCGCTGGCCGTTGAGGGTGCAGAACAGGCGGTTAATACTGCCGGCCAGGCTGGGGAATCCGTCCTTGATATGAGTCCGCACAATCAATGTGCCCCCCGGCAGTACGGCTGAGTAGACTTTGGGCAGTACCGTGGCTAACGTAGACGGGGACAGCATCAGGGAACAGAGAACAGCATCATAGCCGGAACCGATATCTGTCGCCAGAAAATCGCCGGCCCGGGTCTGGACGCGGCCGCTTAAGCCGTAGTTAGCGATGGCGGCCGCGGCCAGGGCGGCAATGTCCGGCACATCAAATAAGGTAACCGTCAGGCCGGGGTATTTCTGGGCAAAAGCAATACTGTAAAAACCATGGCCGCCGCCTAAGTCCAATAAATGTTTTTTCCGGTCCAGGCTGACTGCCTGCACCGTGGTCTGGACGAATTCGCCGGTTACCGCGCGGGCACCGATGCCGCGCAGGCGTTCTGGCTGGTTTTGTGCTTTTTTATGGCAACAGGGGGTAACGGTCTCGTTGTTAAGCGCCGCCAGCACCCTGTGGGCAAAAGAGCCGGCCGGAAACTCGGACAGCAGGGAATCGGCCAGAAACCAGGGGCTGTTTCTATGCAGATATTTGGCCATTGCTGGGACCGCTGTATAAGCACCGCCGACACAGGTCAGATAGCCCGCCTGGGCCAGGACCTGCAGCACCCGCTCGGTGATGGTTTCGTCCCAGGCCAGCTCGCGGGCCAGCCCGGCTGCAGTTTTCCTTACCGCCAAAGCGGTAAACAGACCTTCTTTAGCCGCCAGGGCTGTTAATTCGTAAACAATGCCCTGCGTGAGCAGGTTTTGGACCGGGGAAGGATCAACAGGCAGTTTTTCGTATAATTGGGGGATCGGCATGTTTGCGGGGCCTCCTATCTTTCTGATGAACCTTGCCATAAGCGCTGTCTTGTTGACGGGGAAAACTGATAATAAATTAAAATAAACATAAACTAATTAAACTGAACTTTAATAGTATAATAAACTGTTAATAGTAAAAGTGCAATAAGTTTTTGTTAGTTTTTGGCCATTCTGGAAAATACTAAATGCTGCACTCGTCAAAAGCAAGAATACAAGGATAACCGGGGGTTTAGAATTAAAACCCAAGGGTAACTTTTCTGTGAATATCTGGTATAATAAGAATAGGAAGGATGAGAATGGATTGGCCCCCAAGAAATGGAGGAGATTGCCATGAGTGAACCAGCAATCCGCAAGGCTCTGACGGCTGAGGAAATCTTTCTCAAGCAGGACAAAGAGCGATATTTATATGAAATGAGGGAGAAGGCCCTGTTAGACCATGTATCCGCTATGGAAGGCGCCGGGAAAGGCAAAGAAGCAGGCAAAACAGAAATAGCAATTGCGCCTGTTAAAGCGGGGTATGAGGGTAACTGAAGTGGCAGAGTTAACCGGGCTGGCGCCGGCAGATATAGAAAAACTACAACCCCCGCAGTCTTCCGCCTGCAATTAGCCTTGCAAGAAATGGAGGGGATTGCCGGACTCAGCGGACTCAGGTAGGCGGAGTTCCGATAGCGGCCAGGGACGGTGGTTGTGTGTATGCTGGGAGAGCAGACACGACCACCGTCCCTTTGTCTTGAGGTGATTTCTGCCTGGCCAGGCAGGAGTTTTAGGTTGATTTTGGAATGTATAAGGGTTATATTCCGTGATAAAGAATAATGCGGAATAACTTGCTGTGATACTTGCTAAACGGAGGCCTTTATGTCAATCTGGTCAAAATTCATCCAATATTATAAACCGTACCGGTGGCTATTTTTTACCGATCTGGCCTGTGCATCGGTGGTTTCCCTGGTGGACATTACCTTTCCCCAGATCCTTTATTTTCTCACCCACGGTGTTTTTACCCGGAGCGCGGCGGAGATTAAAGGGGTATTGGGCCTTGTCGCCGCAGGGATGATCGCTTTGTACGGCATCCGCTATGCCTGTCAGTATTACATTACCACCTGGGGCCATATTATGGGCGCCCGGATGGAAAGCGATATGCGCCAGGACCTGTTTGATCATTACCAGCGGCTGTCTTTTTCCTATTATGACCGCAATAATACGGGCGAAATGATGTCCAAGCTGGTGGCCGATTTGTTCGATATTTCCGAGCTGGCTCACCATGGGCCGGAAAACGTCTTTATCTGTACCCTGAAGATTGTCGGGTCATTTTTATTATTGCTGCTCCTCAATGTTAAAATGACGTTAATTCTTTTTGCCGTTGTCCTGGTGATGATTGTGTTCAGTATTTATAAAAACCGGCGGATGAAAGCCGTGTTTATGGATAACCGGCAAAAGATTGCCGGCGTTAATTCCCGGGTTCAGGATAGCCTGGCCGGTATCAGGGTTGTCAAATCTTTTGCCAACGAGGATTTGGAACGGGAAAAGTTCTGCACCAGCAACCTGCAGTTTTTGGAGTCTAAAGTAAACAGCTACCGCCTTATGGGCAGCTTTCATGCCGGCAATGGTTTTTTTCAGGGTTTACTGTATACAGCGGTGCTGGTCAGCGGCGGTTTTTTTGTTGCCGGCGGTACGCTGCAGGTTGCCGATCTGGCGGTATATGCTTTGTATATCGGCATTTTTATGGGTCCCATTGATGTGTTGATTAACTTTACCGAGCAATTTCAAAAAGGCTATTCCGGTTTCAAACGGTTTCAGGAAGTTGTTGATACGGTGCCGGAAATTTTAGAAAAACCGGCCGCCGTACCACTGACCAATGTCAAAGGCCGGATCGTTTTCCAGGATGTTTCTTTCCGGTATAATCAGGCTGCCCAAGTGCTGGCTGGTGTGAATATTACCATTGAAGCCGGGAAAACAGTAGCCCTGGTGGGGCCTTCGGGCGGCGGCAAGACGACCCTGTGTTCCCTGGTGCCCCGCTTTTATGATGTGAGCGGGGGCGCGGTCCTGATTGACGGCCACGACGTGCGGGCGGTTACGCTCAAGTCCCTCCGCAGTGCGATCGGCATTGTCCAGCAGGATGTTTACATGTTTGCCGGCTCAGTACGGGACAATATCGCCTATGGCAAGCCGGCGGCCACGGAGGCGGAGATTAGGGAGGCCGCGAAAAACGCTAATATTCATGAGTTTATTATAGGCCTTGCCGACGGGTATGACAGCTATGTGGGCGAGCGGGGCACCCGCCTGTCCGGGGGCCAAAAGCAGCGGCTGGCGATCGCCCGCGTATTCCTGAAAAATCCGCCTATCCTGATTTTGGACGAGGCTACCTCCGCCCTGGACAACGAGAGTGAGCGCTATATCCAGGCATCGCTGGAACGGCTGGCCCAAAACCGGACGACAATTGTGGTGGCCCACCGGCTTAGCACCATTCGCAATGCCGATGAGATTATTGTTATTAATCGCAGCGGCATTCAGGAACGGGGCAACCATGAAGAACTGCTGGCGAATAATGGTCTGTATGCCAAATATTATCATATGCAGTTTGAAGGGCTGGATGATTTGGAGGGTGAATAGGTTGATGAGGCCGGGCTCGCCCATGATCCGTAAAGCCCAATGGTATTGGGACCTGCTGGCCGCTGAAAACAGCATGGGTTTCCATAATTTGCCCCAGGCGCTGAATACGCTGGGGCAGGCCAGCGAACCGGCCCGCCAGGCTGTGGCCGCCGCCAACCGGGCGGCTGGCATTAACCTGTTGTACTGACATAAAAAGAAAGCCCGGCCGGGGCTTTCTTTTTTAGGTCAGTCACTGCTTCCGTCCTCCTGCTGCTGCAGGAAGGTCATAAACTCCTGGCGGACCCGGCTGCTGTCCCGCAGCCCCTGCCGGTAGGCAATTTCCGCCGTCTGCCCGGACTCCAGCGCCGCCCAAGCCTCGAAATCCATGACCAAACCGGTCATTTCCGGCTGCTCGGCCTTCAGGGCCCGGGCCAGCTCCAACAGCCGGTCCAGGGCGGCGCTGACTTCGCTGGCTGTCCGGTTGTAGCCGGCATCCTGCGTGGCGGCCAGGTTGAGGATATGGTCGACCCTGGTGAAAATATACTGATCAAAAGCCTGGTTTAACATCTCTTTCAGCCCACCCCGGCTCGTCTGGCCGGCCCGCAGGCGCCGGGGGCCCGGCGCCTGGAGCCTGGGGCCGGGCCGGCAGAGCGGCCGCCGCTGCCCGGGTCTGGTAGCGTGGCCGGTTGGCCTGAGCCGGGTTCCGTTTTCGTCAGACACATGTATACCCCCCTATATGAGGCTGGGGCAGGAGGCTGCAGGGCAGCACTGCCGCCAGCTGGTTACAGGGGGAAATTAAAGCGCATGCGAGGTTGTTGGCCTACACATGCGCTTATGCTTCAATAGTTGCTGAATCCCCAATTCCAATAAGCCAGCAAGGCGGTCAAACCGGCAGAACAATGCCCACTGCTGCTGACAACTGGCTGGTGAGGAGCGGATAATGCGTTGCTGCGTCTAAGTCGCACTCACAGCCCGATGCCTGCGGCAACAGCCCTTATACCCGCGTGCTCCCCCGGCTTGTGCTGGGGCGGAAGCCCGGTGTATAATAGAAATGTCGTCGTGGACAGCCTGCTGTTACGTGTAGGTGTTTGGTACCTTGCGCGGGCCTGGAAGTGCTGCAACACTTCCAGGTCACGGCGACTTTAATTTCCACCTATTTCTAATTATAGCCTGTTTCCGGGGAATTGCAAGCAGAGATAAGGGGACCGCCAGGGATTTTTTCTGACGGTATAGAGAACAAATGCCCGCGCAAGCGGGTTTTTTCTGTCTACAGAATTTATAATTTTTGATAGGCTGAAGGTCCCCATAAACAAGGTGCGCCAAGGCCCCGCAACCCGGTAACCCCCCGGCCCTTTGCCGGAAAAAGCGTTCCGCAGGAGAAAAGCCGGGCGGTATGCCGTTAAGAAATCCGTACTGTTTGAGCGCAGCGAGTTTCGGATTTTAGGCATACCGTCCGGCTTTTCAGCTTTTGGAGGCTCCGGGCCTAGACCTTTTGTTACTTTTGGGGCGATGCCAAAAGTAAAACCATTCCCTTGTATTCCAGGATTATCTGCTATGCGCAAAGCCAAAAGACCGCGCGAGTGGTTTTTTTTCTGCTTTTAATGCCGCAGTGTATAAACAATTGCCGGTTGGCAATCTATAAGGTAAACAGGCCTGCAAGTCTGCAGCCGTGACCGGAGGGGCGGCTTGAGTGGGGTGGAAGAAATACCTGGAAAAGAACAGCCTTGGCCAGGCGATTGATTTGGCCCACCAGGCGATTGATGCGGCCAATAAGGCGCCGGTACCAATGCCTTATAGGCGAAACAGGCCGCCGGGAGAATGTACAGTCCAATTCTGCCGGCGGCTCTCAAGCCGTACAATCGGAGCTTATGTTAACATAGCATTCTACCGGCAGTAGCTGCAGGTTCTAAGGAACCTGTTTTTTCTTTGCCCCCGCAGCATTTATAAAGATTCGAGGCCATGATCTAAGGGATAAGAAAAATCGATACCCTAAAGGGCCCAGGCAGCTTCTGCCGGCGCTGGCAAAGCCAAGTTTTTCTAACCGCAGATTTGTATAGGCAAATTTAAAGGATGATGGAAAAAAATGGCGAAATACTTAAAATAACTGGAAAAAAACAGGAAATGTGCCTTATGGGGCCCAAGTGGGGTACTCAGATAAGACAAGCAAAGGAATGTTTACATTGCAACCAAGATTAAGTTATGACAGGGGATGTGGAAAATGATTCCAAAATCTGTGGCTAAACGGACATATCTTCTGACCACAATTATGTTTACGGTACTGATGCTTTTTTTTGTATACCGGAATGCAGAAATGATGAAAGAGCAGATTTTTCAGCAAAAAGAGCATGAATTATTGCTGCTTGCGGTTTATTTAGACCAGCAGATGCCCCGCCATGCAGCCGATCTGTTACAGGACGGGGCCGTACGCAAGCTGTCCCAAGCAGAAAAGATACGGTTATTGAACTCCCAGCTCCAGGCAGCTTTGGCTAAAGTGGGTCAGGAATATAAGCAGTGCGGCCTGGGCTATGGGATAAATAATGAGCGGCTTGCCGTCTACCCGCCCAGACCGGAGATCCTGACCCGGCCCTTTGCCGCTGCCGGCGTGGCTGCCATTAAGCAAGCCTATGCAACCAGGAAGACGGTTACCTTTACCAATGACCGCAATACGCTCTGGCAGCAACCGACCCTTAGTGTTTTATATCCCCATATCGTTGACGGCGAGGTCGCCTGGTTTACCTGGACAAATGCCAGAGTGGAATATATAAACAACACCTTTATGGCCGCTCTCTGGCAATCAGGGGCTACTTTCTTTTTATTATGGGTGGGGGCAATGCTGATTTTGCGCTATACCTTCCGCCAGTTTGATACCCTGCTTAGTAATGTGGCCAGGCAGGTTGTAACAAAAACTGACAGTCCCGAACAGCTCCGGCAGTTTCCTGAGCTGGCGCCGCTGCTTACCGCCGTCACCTCCCTGCGCAAAGGGCTGGAACAGGAGTGTGCTGCCAAAACCCAACTGAACCATACGCTTACTTTGCTAAATCAGCGGCAAAGAATATTCAAAATTTTTTTCACCAGGAATCTGGCGCCGATGGCGATCGTCCGGCAGGAGGATCTTATGATCCTTGATGTTAATTATGCGGCTGAGCAGCTTATGCAGGCCGGGCGGGAGGAGATTACCGGCCGCACCGTACCTGCGCTGAATTTCGGCAATGCCGATTCACCCACTACCATCGCCCGCCTGGCAGAGCTGCAGGCTAACGGCTATACGGCCGGCCTGGCTGAGTTTAGAACGCTGGCCGGCGATAACCGTTATGGCATAATCTCGGTCATCAAGACCGAGTATTGTGCAGAAGAACAGTATTTAATTACCCTTATTGACATTACCGAGCAACGGTTAAGTGAAGAACGGTTTTTGAAGGCCTTTCATGCCAATCCGCTGATGATGTCTATTGTTTCCCTGCAGGACTGGAAAATTCTTGCTGTGAATCAGGCCTATTTAACGGCGCTGGACCGAACTTATGAAGAGGTGGCAGGGAAAACCTCTGATCAGATTACTTTGTGGAAAGACGAAACCTGCTTGCAGCAGCTGCGCCTGCATATCCTCCACCAGCAGGGTAAATGTCAGAATTATGAGATAGATATAGTAACAAATAACAATGAGGTCCGGACGGTTCTGTTTTCCAGCGAAGTAATT contains:
- a CDS encoding methyltransferase → MPIPQLYEKLPVDPSPVQNLLTQGIVYELTALAAKEGLFTALAVRKTAAGLARELAWDETITERVLQVLAQAGYLTCVGGAYTAVPAMAKYLHRNSPWFLADSLLSEFPAGSFAHRVLAALNNETVTPCCHKKAQNQPERLRGIGARAVTGEFVQTTVQAVSLDRKKHLLDLGGGHGFYSIAFAQKYPGLTVTLFDVPDIAALAAAAIANYGLSGRVQTRAGDFLATDIGSGYDAVLCSLMLSPSTLATVLPKVYSAVLPGGTLIVRTHIKDGFPSLAGSINRLFCTLNGQRTMYTLTEWQTWLAEYGFSNIQTANITDIVAVLTATRP
- a CDS encoding PD-(D/E)XK nuclease family transposase, with product MSEPAIRKALTAEEIFLKQDKERYLYEMREKALLDHVSAMEGAGKGKEAGKTEIAIAPVKAGYEGN
- a CDS encoding ABC transporter ATP-binding protein codes for the protein MSIWSKFIQYYKPYRWLFFTDLACASVVSLVDITFPQILYFLTHGVFTRSAAEIKGVLGLVAAGMIALYGIRYACQYYITTWGHIMGARMESDMRQDLFDHYQRLSFSYYDRNNTGEMMSKLVADLFDISELAHHGPENVFICTLKIVGSFLLLLLLNVKMTLILFAVVLVMIVFSIYKNRRMKAVFMDNRQKIAGVNSRVQDSLAGIRVVKSFANEDLEREKFCTSNLQFLESKVNSYRLMGSFHAGNGFFQGLLYTAVLVSGGFFVAGGTLQVADLAVYALYIGIFMGPIDVLINFTEQFQKGYSGFKRFQEVVDTVPEILEKPAAVPLTNVKGRIVFQDVSFRYNQAAQVLAGVNITIEAGKTVALVGPSGGGKTTLCSLVPRFYDVSGGAVLIDGHDVRAVTLKSLRSAIGIVQQDVYMFAGSVRDNIAYGKPAATEAEIREAAKNANIHEFIIGLADGYDSYVGERGTRLSGGQKQRLAIARVFLKNPPILILDEATSALDNESERYIQASLERLAQNRTTIVVAHRLSTIRNADEIIVINRSGIQERGNHEELLANNGLYAKYYHMQFEGLDDLEGE
- a CDS encoding ammonia-forming cytochrome c nitrite reductase subunit c552 — translated: MRPGSPMIRKAQWYWDLLAAENSMGFHNLPQALNTLGQASEPARQAVAAANRAAGINLLY
- a CDS encoding ATP-binding protein → MIPKSVAKRTYLLTTIMFTVLMLFFVYRNAEMMKEQIFQQKEHELLLLAVYLDQQMPRHAADLLQDGAVRKLSQAEKIRLLNSQLQAALAKVGQEYKQCGLGYGINNERLAVYPPRPEILTRPFAAAGVAAIKQAYATRKTVTFTNDRNTLWQQPTLSVLYPHIVDGEVAWFTWTNARVEYINNTFMAALWQSGATFFLLWVGAMLILRYTFRQFDTLLSNVARQVVTKTDSPEQLRQFPELAPLLTAVTSLRKGLEQECAAKTQLNHTLTLLNQRQRIFKIFFTRNLAPMAIVRQEDLMILDVNYAAEQLMQAGREEITGRTVPALNFGNADSPTTIARLAELQANGYTAGLAEFRTLAGDNRYGIISVIKTEYCAEEQYLITLIDITEQRLSEERFLKAFHANPLMMSIVSLQDWKILAVNQAYLTALDRTYEEVAGKTSDQITLWKDETCLQQLRLHILHQQGKCQNYEIDIVTNNNEVRTVLFSSEVISLEDEQCLLGMFTDITEIKRYKYEMARLDRLDIVGEMAAGIGHEVRNPMTTVRGYLQIFQRKAELAKYHSQIAIMIEEIDRANAIITEFLSLAKNKKIEIRRANLNAVIQALAPLLQADALRRGHDLRLTLADLPEFDFDENEIRQLILNLVRNGLEAMTDSGLVTISTAVRGAEIELTITDQGCGMPPAILEKIGTPFVTTKDEGTGLGLPVCYRIAARHNAEICVHSSPAGTAFRIVFAAAGTDEPVRADSSGD